A stretch of Aedes aegypti strain LVP_AGWG chromosome 2, AaegL5.0 Primary Assembly, whole genome shotgun sequence DNA encodes these proteins:
- the LOC5573161 gene encoding ejaculatory bulb-specific protein 3: protein MKFFIVALALIALAAAKPQDDKYTTKYDSVDIDEILKSERLFKNYYACLMDTGACTPDVNELKRVLPDALENNCAKCSEKQQNDSTKTIKYLTENKPEEWKALKAKYDPDNKYVEKYVADADKEGIKL from the coding sequence atgaaattcttcatcgttgctctggCCCTGATCGCATTGGCCGCCGCCAAGCCTCAGGATGACAAGTACACCACCAAGTACGACAGCGTCGACATCGATGAGATCCTGAAGTCCGAACGCCTGTTCAAGAACTACTATGCCTGTCTTATGGATACCGGAGCTTGCACCCCAGATGTCAACGAACTGAAGCGTGTCCTGCCCGATGCCCTGGAAAACAACTGTGCCAAGTGTAGCGAGAAGCAGCAGAACGACAGCACCAAGACCATCAAGTACCTGACCGAGAACAAGCCAGAAGAATGGAAGGCTCTGAAAGCCAAGTACGATCCCGACAACAAGTATGTCGAGAAGTACGTCGCCGATGCCGATAAGGAAGGAATCAAACTGTAA
- the LOC5573160 gene encoding ejaculatory bulb-specific protein 3 — protein MKFFIFALALIALAAAKPQDDKYTTKYDSVDIDEILKSERLFKNYYACLMDTGACTPDVNELKRVLPDALENNCAKCSEKQQNDSTKTIKYLTENKPEEWKALKAKYDPDNKYVEKYVADADKEGIKL, from the coding sequence ATGAAATTCTTCATCTTTGCTTTGGCCCTGATCGCTTTGGCTGCCGCCAAGCCCCAGGACGACAAGTACACCACCAAGTACGACAGCGTCGACATCGATGAAATCCTGAAGTCCGAACGTCTGTTCAAGAACTATTACGCCTGTCTCATGGACACCGGAGCTTGCACCCCAGATGTCAACGAACTGAAGCGTGTCCTGCCCGATGCCCTGGAGAACAACTGTGCCAAGTGTAGCGAGAAGCAACAGAACGACAGCACCAAGACCATCAAGTACCTGACCGAGAACAAGCCAGAGGAATGGAAGGCTCTGAAGGCCAAGTACGATCCCGACAACAAGTACGTCGAGAAGTACGTTGCTGATGCCGACAAGGAAGGAATTAAGCtgtaa
- the LOC5573158 gene encoding ejaculatory bulb-specific protein 3 has product MKFFIVALALLAVVAAQDDKYTTKYDSVDIDEILKSERLFKNYYACLMDTGACTPDVNELKRVLPDALENNCAKCSEKQQNDSTKTIKYLTENKPEEWKALKAKYDPDNKYVEKYVADADKEGIKL; this is encoded by the coding sequence ATGAAAttcttcatcgttgctctggCCCTCCTCGCCGTGGTTGCTGCCCAAGATGACAAGTACACCACCAAGTACGATAGCGTCGATATCGATGAGATCCTGAAGTCCGAACGCTTGTTCAAGAACTACTACGCCTGTCTTATGGATACCGGAGCTTGCACCCCAGATGTCAACGAACTGAAGCGTGTCCTGCCCGATGCCCTGGAGAACAACTGTGCCAAGTGTAGCGAGAAGCAGCAGAACGACAGCACCAAGACCATCAAGTACCTGACCGAGAACAAGCCAGAGGAATGGAAGGCTCTGAAGGCCAAGTACGATCCCGATAACAAGTATGTCGAGAAGTACGTCGCCGATGCTGACAAGGAAGGAATCAAGCTGTAA
- the LOC5573159 gene encoding ejaculatory bulb-specific protein 3, with protein sequence MKIFIVALALIAVVAAQDDKYTTKYDSVDIDEILKSERLFKNYYACLMDTGACTPDVNELKRVLPDALENNCAKCSEKQQNDSTKTIKYLTENKPEEWKALKAKYDPDNKYVEKYVADADKEGIKL encoded by the coding sequence ATGAAAatcttcatcgttgctctggCCCTCATCGCCGTGGTTGCTGCCCAAGACGACAAGTACACCACCAAGTACGACAGCGTCGATATCGATGAGATCCTGAAGTCCGAACGCTTGTTCAAGAACTACTACGCCTGTCTTATGGATACCGGAGCTTGCACCCCAGATGTCAATGAACTGAAGCGTGTCCTGCCCGATGCCCTGGAGAACAACTGTGCCAAGTGTAGCGAGAAGCAGCAGAACGACAGCACCAAGACCATCAAGTACCTGACCGAGAACAAGCCAGAGGAATGGAAGGCTCTGAAGGCCAAGTACGATCCCGACAACAAGTATGTCGAGAAGTACGTCGCCGATGCCGACAAGGAAGGAATCAAACTGTAA